One Brachybacterium kimchii genomic window carries:
- a CDS encoding ABC transporter substrate-binding protein has product MHTRREALALTLAVPTALTLAACGPNRSSSETSGGDGSSSLRFMWWGNAVRDKATRGAIDAYGKAEPDLSISAEPADWSGYWDKLATQVAGGDMPDVVQMDEKYLSEYGNRGALLDLEKAGLETGDFEDSSVVAGEVPDKGLLAINAGINAPVLLANAAVFEDAGIDLPDDTTWTWDDLASLAADITKATDDGVYGLQQIGLVQATFQVYMRQLGKDQYAADGAGFAAEDAEKFFAYAKSLQETKAAPDASVSVEEAGQSVDQSLFATGKCALQVAWSNQVVAYDTAAGGKVHVLRMPSMTGKAADAQLWYKASMYFAVSAKTTAEEQAVAFVDWLVNSEDAGKLLLAERGVPANLTVREAIADDLTDADIKAVDFIESIADELGDAPVITPQGGGQFEDILTRCGEDLLFGRTDTKTAGKDLLDQLTSAITV; this is encoded by the coding sequence GTGCACACCCGACGCGAAGCCCTCGCCCTCACCCTCGCCGTCCCCACGGCGCTGACCCTGGCCGCCTGCGGCCCCAACCGCTCGAGCTCGGAGACCTCGGGCGGCGACGGCTCCTCCTCCCTCCGGTTCATGTGGTGGGGGAACGCCGTGCGCGACAAGGCCACCCGTGGCGCCATCGACGCCTATGGCAAGGCGGAGCCCGATCTGAGCATCTCCGCCGAGCCGGCCGACTGGTCGGGCTACTGGGACAAGCTCGCCACGCAGGTCGCCGGCGGCGACATGCCGGACGTCGTCCAGATGGACGAGAAGTACCTCAGCGAGTACGGCAACCGCGGCGCGCTGCTCGACCTCGAGAAGGCCGGTCTTGAGACGGGCGACTTCGAGGACAGCTCCGTCGTGGCGGGCGAGGTGCCGGACAAGGGGCTTCTCGCCATCAACGCCGGCATCAACGCACCGGTGCTGCTCGCGAACGCCGCCGTGTTCGAGGACGCGGGCATCGACCTGCCCGACGACACCACCTGGACCTGGGACGACCTCGCATCCCTCGCCGCAGACATCACGAAGGCCACCGACGACGGCGTCTACGGGCTCCAGCAGATCGGCCTGGTCCAGGCGACCTTCCAGGTGTACATGCGCCAGCTAGGCAAGGACCAGTACGCGGCCGACGGCGCCGGCTTCGCCGCCGAGGATGCCGAGAAGTTCTTCGCGTACGCGAAGTCCCTGCAGGAGACGAAGGCCGCGCCCGACGCGTCCGTGTCGGTGGAGGAGGCAGGCCAGTCCGTGGACCAGTCCCTGTTCGCCACCGGCAAGTGCGCCCTCCAGGTCGCCTGGTCCAATCAGGTCGTCGCCTACGACACCGCCGCGGGCGGGAAGGTGCACGTGCTGCGCATGCCGTCGATGACCGGCAAGGCCGCCGACGCGCAGCTCTGGTACAAGGCCTCGATGTACTTCGCGGTCTCCGCGAAGACGACCGCCGAGGAGCAGGCCGTCGCCTTCGTCGACTGGCTCGTCAACAGCGAGGACGCGGGCAAGCTGCTGCTCGCCGAGCGCGGCGTGCCCGCCAACCTGACGGTCCGCGAGGCCATCGCGGACGACCTCACCGACGCCGACATCAAGGCCGTCGACTTCATCGAGTCGATCGCGGACGAGCTGGGCGACGCCCCCGTCATCACGCCGCAGGGCGGCGGCCAGTTCGAGGACATCCTCACGCGGTGCGGGGAGGACCTCCTGTTCGGCCGCACCGACACTAAGACCGCCGGGAAGGACCTGCTGGATCAGCTCACGTCGGCGATCACCGTCTGA
- a CDS encoding extracellular solute-binding protein, translating to MPSRRTVLAAPLALASLGGLAACGPNAPGGSSGGSGASDSGTLRFAWWGNAVRDKATRKTISTYHSAHPEVSISDEPTDWSGYWDKLATQVAGGDVPDLIQMDESYLSEYSSRGILLNLKDTDVDTSEFDPSALDAGMVDDGLFALNAGVNAPVLLANPDVFDAAGVDLPDDGSWTWDELVDMSAAITKATPDGTFGVQQLGAAGDPALSVYLRQLGAEKFADEGLGFTAAQLQQWMEFALELQNTGAAPGASVAVEETGKSVDQTLFATGKCGLQLAWSNQVVSNDTALGGTVKVLRMPSMTGKSADVKLWYKASMYFAVAARSAQQGAAMAFVDWLVNSTDAGKILLAERGVPANLTVRRAIEGDLTDSDLKAVDFIEAIADELGDAPVITPPGGSAVNDALGRHMEDVLFGRAKPSDASSTAVTEAEGQLG from the coding sequence ATGCCCTCACGTCGCACCGTCCTCGCAGCGCCCTTGGCTCTGGCGAGCCTGGGAGGCCTCGCCGCCTGCGGTCCGAACGCTCCTGGCGGTTCGTCCGGTGGATCCGGCGCCTCAGACTCCGGCACGCTGCGTTTCGCCTGGTGGGGCAACGCCGTGCGCGACAAGGCCACGCGCAAGACCATCTCGACGTATCACTCCGCGCATCCCGAGGTGAGCATCTCCGATGAGCCCACCGACTGGTCGGGCTACTGGGACAAGCTCGCCACCCAGGTGGCCGGCGGGGACGTGCCCGACCTCATCCAGATGGACGAGTCCTACCTCAGCGAGTACTCCAGTCGGGGCATCCTCCTGAACCTCAAGGACACCGACGTGGACACCTCCGAGTTCGATCCGTCGGCACTGGACGCCGGCATGGTCGACGACGGGCTCTTTGCGCTGAACGCGGGCGTGAACGCCCCGGTGCTGCTGGCCAATCCCGATGTCTTCGACGCGGCCGGCGTGGACCTCCCCGACGACGGCTCATGGACCTGGGACGAGCTCGTCGACATGTCCGCCGCGATCACGAAGGCGACTCCCGACGGCACCTTCGGCGTGCAGCAGCTCGGCGCCGCCGGCGATCCCGCACTCAGCGTCTACCTCCGCCAGCTCGGAGCGGAGAAGTTCGCTGACGAGGGCCTCGGCTTCACGGCCGCACAGCTGCAGCAGTGGATGGAGTTCGCCCTCGAGCTCCAGAACACCGGGGCGGCGCCCGGGGCCTCGGTCGCCGTCGAGGAGACGGGGAAGTCCGTCGATCAGACGCTGTTCGCCACCGGCAAGTGCGGTCTCCAGCTCGCGTGGTCGAACCAGGTGGTCAGCAACGACACGGCGCTCGGCGGCACGGTGAAGGTGCTGCGCATGCCGTCGATGACGGGGAAGTCCGCCGATGTGAAGCTCTGGTACAAGGCCTCGATGTACTTCGCGGTCGCGGCCAGGTCCGCGCAGCAGGGGGCGGCCATGGCATTCGTCGATTGGCTCGTGAACTCGACCGACGCAGGGAAGATCCTCCTCGCGGAGCGGGGCGTCCCCGCGAACCTCACGGTGCGCAGGGCCATCGAGGGCGACCTCACCGACTCCGACCTGAAGGCGGTCGACTTCATCGAGGCCATCGCCGACGAACTGGGGGATGCGCCGGTGATCACCCCTCCGGGCGGCAGCGCCGTGAACGACGCCCTCGGCAGGCACATGGAGGACGTCCTCTTCGGGCGGGCGAAGCCGTCCGACGCGAGCAGCACCGCCGTCACCGAAGCCGAGGGGCAGCTCGGATGA
- a CDS encoding bifunctional glycosyltransferase family 2/GtrA family protein, whose amino-acid sequence MTLDLARSAGGLSAGADDADTVPGSRVGGHDPSAQTPQDQPQARPLVSAEPGTTVLDVVVPVLNERHTIEACVERLDRHLRSTFPYPFRITVADNGSTDGTREIAADLEERMPDRVRAVHLDRKGRGRALKSTWSASGALVLAYMDVDLSTDLDALWPLVAPLMSGHSDLAIGTRLHRSSRVVRGTKREFISRCYNAGLSVALGAGFTDAQCGFKAIRADVAREILPLVEDPAWFFDTELLVLAERSGLRIHEVPVDWYDDPDSRVDVVGTALDDIRGVLRVRRSLRSGELGVDGIRRRLGRTMPSGQTGGQVMRFAAVGVASTLLHLAGFAALHGLLGMGAQAANVLALLVATIVNTSANRSWTFGIREREGALWHQLQGLALLVLTWALSAGALLLLDSTWPQAPTAVQTVILGGSMVIATVTKFGVMRRWRREGATQGHDAGTGHGGGVR is encoded by the coding sequence ATGACCCTGGACCTCGCACGAAGCGCGGGCGGCCTCTCCGCCGGGGCCGACGACGCGGACACCGTCCCGGGCTCCCGCGTCGGGGGCCACGACCCCTCGGCGCAGACACCCCAGGACCAGCCCCAGGCCCGTCCCCTGGTGAGCGCGGAGCCCGGGACGACGGTGCTGGACGTGGTGGTCCCGGTCCTCAACGAGCGCCACACGATCGAGGCGTGCGTGGAGCGCCTGGACCGGCACCTGCGCTCGACCTTCCCGTACCCGTTCCGGATCACGGTCGCCGACAACGGCAGCACGGACGGCACGCGGGAGATCGCCGCCGACCTCGAGGAGCGCATGCCCGATCGGGTGCGCGCCGTCCACCTGGACCGGAAGGGACGCGGGCGCGCGCTCAAGTCCACCTGGTCCGCGTCGGGCGCGCTCGTCCTCGCCTATATGGACGTCGACCTCTCGACGGACCTCGACGCCCTCTGGCCCCTCGTCGCGCCACTCATGTCGGGGCACTCGGACCTCGCCATCGGCACCCGCCTGCACCGCTCGTCACGAGTGGTGCGGGGGACCAAGCGCGAGTTCATCTCCCGCTGCTACAACGCCGGGCTGTCGGTCGCGCTCGGCGCCGGCTTCACCGATGCGCAATGCGGGTTCAAGGCGATCCGCGCCGACGTCGCCCGGGAGATCCTGCCCCTCGTCGAGGACCCCGCCTGGTTCTTCGACACGGAGCTCCTGGTGCTCGCCGAGCGCAGCGGGCTGCGCATCCACGAGGTGCCCGTCGACTGGTACGACGACCCCGACTCCCGGGTGGATGTGGTGGGGACGGCCCTCGACGACATCCGGGGCGTGCTGCGCGTCCGACGCTCGCTGCGCTCGGGGGAGCTCGGGGTCGATGGGATCCGCCGCCGGCTGGGAAGGACCATGCCCTCGGGGCAGACCGGCGGCCAGGTGATGCGCTTCGCCGCGGTAGGAGTCGCGAGCACGCTGCTGCATCTCGCGGGCTTCGCCGCCCTGCACGGACTGCTCGGCATGGGGGCCCAGGCGGCGAACGTCCTCGCGCTGCTGGTCGCGACCATCGTGAACACGAGCGCCAACCGCTCCTGGACCTTCGGGATCCGTGAGCGCGAAGGGGCCCTGTGGCATCAGCTCCAGGGCCTGGCCCTGCTCGTGCTCACCTGGGCGCTCAGCGCCGGCGCACTCCTGCTGCTCGACAGCACGTGGCCGCAGGCCCCCACCGCCGTGCAGACGGTGATCCTGGGCGGGTCGATGGTGATCGCGACGGTCACCAAGTTCGGCGTCATGCGCCGCTGGCGCAGGGAAGGCGCCACGCAGGGACACGACGCCGGCACCGGGCACGGAGGCGGTGTCCGGTAG
- a CDS encoding glycosyltransferase family 39 protein: MTTTDEKRTGDGSSPESSPDDRTTPAADGAASPGPATDKPPHRLEAARRRVLDESPRASLALLGLLVATGVLYFWNLSANGYANSFYSAAVQAGSQSWKAFFYGSSDAANSITVDKPPASLWLMALSVRLFGLNTIAILLPQVLMGIGTVLLVDRTVKRYFGVGAGLVAGAAMAITPVAVLMFRFNNPDALLVMLMALGAWATLRAIEKGSIRWMALVGVFIGFGFLTKTLQAFLVVPFFGLAFMLFAATTWRRRVLGLLAAVGALVVAGGWWVAIVELVPESWRPFIGGSQNDSFLELTFGYNGLGRINGEETGSVGGGGPSSGETGLARLFSSDLGGQISWLIPAALILVVLALWMGRRAPRTDMRRASHMVWGGWFLATFLTFSFMAGIFHQYYTVALSPAIAVMVGAGAGELWQRRSTWLARIGLALAALATGVWGFVLLQRQTEYGQWLAILVLATGILAALGVLFAHRMGRALLAALLASAIVSAGAGQAAYAVSTVTTAKTGSIITAGPTVSSGMGGGPGGMGGGPGGQGGGQGFPGGQGQTGQTGQGQTGQGTTGQSQNGQNQTGQGGMGTPPGQSSQSQQGQSSQGQQSQQGQMPSAGGAEGAMGGGPGGGGGGGMSGLLDATEPDQDVVDALTADADQYTWVAAAVGSQSAAGMQLASEEPVMAIGGFNGSDPSPTLEQFQQYVEDGQIHYLLASSGFGQQNGGSDSASEIVEWASENYKEVTIGDSTFYDLTQPVSSSTSTQEAS, from the coding sequence ATGACCACCACCGATGAGAAGCGGACCGGGGACGGTTCGAGCCCCGAGTCCTCACCAGACGATCGGACGACGCCCGCCGCCGACGGGGCGGCGAGCCCGGGCCCGGCGACCGATAAGCCCCCGCACCGGCTCGAGGCCGCGCGCAGGCGCGTGCTCGACGAGTCCCCGCGAGCGAGCCTCGCCCTGCTGGGGCTGCTCGTGGCGACCGGCGTCCTGTACTTCTGGAACCTCAGCGCCAACGGGTACGCGAACTCGTTCTACTCCGCGGCCGTGCAGGCGGGGTCCCAGTCCTGGAAGGCGTTCTTCTACGGCTCCTCCGACGCGGCGAACTCGATCACCGTGGACAAGCCGCCGGCCTCGCTCTGGCTGATGGCGCTCTCCGTGCGCCTGTTCGGGCTGAACACGATCGCGATCCTGCTGCCGCAGGTTCTCATGGGCATCGGCACCGTGCTCCTCGTGGACCGCACGGTGAAGCGGTACTTCGGCGTGGGCGCGGGCCTGGTCGCCGGCGCCGCGATGGCGATCACCCCGGTCGCGGTGCTCATGTTCCGCTTCAACAATCCCGACGCGCTGCTGGTGATGCTGATGGCGCTGGGCGCCTGGGCCACCCTGCGCGCGATCGAGAAGGGCTCGATCCGCTGGATGGCCCTGGTGGGCGTGTTCATCGGCTTCGGCTTCCTCACCAAGACGCTGCAGGCGTTCCTGGTCGTGCCCTTCTTCGGGCTCGCCTTCATGCTGTTCGCGGCGACCACCTGGCGCCGACGCGTGCTGGGCCTGCTCGCCGCGGTCGGCGCGCTCGTCGTCGCCGGGGGCTGGTGGGTCGCGATCGTCGAGCTCGTGCCCGAGAGCTGGCGGCCCTTCATCGGCGGCTCCCAGAACGACTCGTTCCTCGAGCTGACCTTCGGGTACAACGGCCTGGGCCGGATCAACGGCGAGGAGACCGGATCGGTGGGCGGCGGGGGACCCTCCTCCGGGGAGACCGGGCTCGCCCGGCTGTTCTCCTCGGACCTGGGCGGCCAGATCTCCTGGCTGATCCCCGCCGCGCTGATCCTCGTGGTGCTCGCGCTGTGGATGGGCCGACGAGCTCCGCGCACCGATATGCGCCGCGCCTCCCACATGGTGTGGGGCGGGTGGTTCCTCGCCACCTTCCTGACGTTCTCCTTCATGGCCGGGATCTTCCACCAGTACTACACGGTGGCCCTGTCGCCGGCGATCGCCGTGATGGTCGGCGCCGGAGCGGGGGAGCTGTGGCAGCGCCGCAGCACCTGGCTCGCCAGGATCGGGCTCGCGCTCGCCGCGCTCGCCACCGGCGTCTGGGGCTTCGTGCTCCTCCAGCGCCAGACGGAGTACGGGCAGTGGCTCGCGATCCTCGTGCTCGCCACGGGCATCCTCGCCGCGCTCGGCGTGCTCTTCGCCCACCGCATGGGCAGGGCGCTGCTCGCTGCCCTGCTGGCTAGCGCGATCGTGAGCGCGGGCGCCGGTCAGGCCGCCTACGCGGTGAGCACGGTGACCACGGCCAAGACTGGCTCGATCATCACCGCGGGGCCGACGGTCTCCAGCGGCATGGGCGGCGGGCCCGGCGGCATGGGCGGAGGCCCGGGAGGCCAGGGCGGAGGCCAGGGCTTCCCCGGCGGCCAGGGCCAGACCGGGCAGACCGGCCAGGGCCAGACCGGCCAGGGCACGACGGGACAGAGTCAGAACGGTCAGAACCAGACCGGCCAGGGCGGAATGGGTACTCCTCCCGGCCAGTCCTCCCAGTCCCAGCAGGGCCAGTCGAGCCAGGGGCAGCAGTCCCAGCAGGGCCAGATGCCGTCGGCCGGCGGAGCCGAGGGAGCCATGGGCGGCGGTCCCGGCGGAGGCGGGGGCGGCGGCATGAGCGGACTGCTCGATGCCACCGAGCCCGACCAGGACGTCGTCGACGCCCTCACCGCCGACGCCGATCAGTACACCTGGGTCGCCGCGGCCGTCGGCAGCCAGAGCGCCGCGGGCATGCAGCTGGCGAGCGAGGAGCCGGTGATGGCCATCGGCGGGTTCAACGGATCCGACCCGAGCCCCACCCTCGAGCAGTTCCAGCAGTACGTCGAGGACGGCCAGATCCACTACCTGCTCGCCAGCAGCGGCTTCGGCCAGCAGAACGGCGGCTCGGACTCCGCGAGCGAGATCGTCGAGTGGGCGAGCGAGAACTACAAGGAGGTCACCATCGGCGACTCCACGTTCTACGACCTCACCCAGCCCGTCTCGAGCTCCACGAGCACCCAGGAGGCGTCATGA
- a CDS encoding alpha/beta fold hydrolase: protein MALHEFTFPSRNGRDEIHAWIHVPVVPARAVVQIEHGLGEHSRRYQRLIARLLDAGIVVAADDHAGHGATAVASGVWADTGEDGLETVIADEETLREKVTSMLPELPYVVFGHSWGSMIARAQAARHPQGLAGLALGGIAAGMRSMRTFDRHALDRAIGAGDGASSGESFLPSLFDGFLDRYDDVRGPTDWVARDRDVVRDHGSDPLNGFGTPMSLRFVRDFVGLYDEANAPEWAARIPRGLPVLILSGDQDPVGGFGEGPYNVATALVESGTRDVTTRVYTGFRHEVHNEPEIRDEVADEIVAFVERVAG, encoded by the coding sequence ATGGCCCTGCACGAGTTCACGTTCCCCTCCCGCAACGGACGCGACGAGATCCATGCCTGGATCCACGTCCCCGTGGTCCCCGCGCGCGCCGTCGTGCAGATCGAGCACGGGCTCGGCGAGCACTCGCGGCGCTATCAGCGGCTCATCGCGCGTCTCCTGGATGCGGGGATCGTGGTCGCGGCCGACGACCATGCCGGTCACGGAGCCACGGCCGTCGCCTCGGGCGTCTGGGCGGACACCGGCGAGGACGGCCTGGAGACCGTCATCGCCGACGAGGAGACGCTCCGCGAGAAGGTCACCTCGATGCTCCCCGAGCTGCCGTACGTCGTCTTCGGCCACAGCTGGGGCTCGATGATCGCCCGCGCGCAGGCCGCGCGGCACCCGCAGGGCCTGGCCGGATTGGCGCTCGGCGGGATCGCCGCCGGGATGCGCTCGATGCGGACGTTCGACCGCCACGCCCTGGACCGGGCGATCGGCGCGGGCGACGGCGCGAGCAGCGGCGAATCCTTCCTGCCGAGCCTCTTCGACGGCTTCCTGGACCGCTACGACGACGTGCGCGGGCCGACCGACTGGGTCGCGCGCGACCGCGACGTGGTGCGCGACCACGGCTCCGACCCGCTCAACGGCTTCGGGACGCCCATGTCCCTGCGCTTCGTCCGGGACTTCGTGGGGCTCTACGACGAGGCGAACGCGCCCGAATGGGCCGCGCGCATCCCCCGCGGCCTGCCCGTGCTGATCCTCTCGGGAGACCAGGACCCCGTGGGCGGCTTCGGGGAGGGCCCGTACAACGTGGCCACCGCGCTGGTCGAGTCGGGGACGCGCGATGTCACCACCCGCGTGTACACGGGCTTCCGCCACGAGGTGCACAACGAGCCCGAGATCCGCGACGAGGTCGCGGACGAGATCGTCGCCTTCGTGGAGCGCGTCGCCGGCTGA
- the putP gene encoding sodium/proline symporter PutP, with product MDLTFKLIALAIYFLAMLGIGFYAFRKTKGGDEYILGGRQLHPFTAALSAGASDMSGWLLMGLPGALYMSGLVEAWLAVGLTVGAALNWILVAPRLRQYTQIADDSLTVPSFFGNRLFDRTRALRIVAGLVILVFFTFYVSSGMVSGGVFFQSFFGGPYLVGMLLVAGVTVLYTLFGGFLGATYTDVVQGVIMLISLIVVPIVAMFSVGGPVEMFDSVRQVNADFASMTSGATAVGVISSLAWGLGYFGQPHIIVRFMALRSSRDAKYGATFGVGWMILCVLGAIFTALAGLAYFQQNGDALLTDKTNGESVFLDLAQIMFHPLLAGILLAAVLAAIMSTMSSQLVVTSSALIEDIVGAFNRSIGPSAKLWGGRAGVLTISVIAALLALDPSSSILDLVSFAWAGFGSAFGPVVLLCLFWRRFTMPGALAGMIVGAVVAFWWGGVFTAEAPDVAWNLFGGDHLYELLPGFVLNLLVAIVVSLLTPAPPARAREQFDEMVASLKTGTIAQKPADEAPEAAPSV from the coding sequence ATGGACCTCACGTTCAAGCTGATCGCGCTCGCGATCTACTTCCTCGCGATGCTCGGCATCGGCTTCTACGCCTTCCGCAAGACGAAGGGCGGCGACGAGTACATCCTCGGCGGTCGCCAGCTGCACCCCTTCACCGCGGCCCTGTCCGCGGGCGCCTCGGATATGTCCGGATGGCTGCTCATGGGGCTGCCGGGCGCGCTCTACATGAGCGGTCTGGTCGAGGCGTGGCTCGCCGTCGGCCTCACCGTCGGCGCGGCCCTCAACTGGATCCTCGTCGCGCCGCGTCTGCGCCAGTACACCCAGATCGCCGACGACTCCCTCACGGTCCCGAGCTTCTTCGGCAACCGGCTGTTCGACCGCACGCGCGCCCTGCGCATCGTGGCCGGGCTCGTGATCCTGGTGTTCTTCACCTTCTACGTCTCCTCCGGCATGGTCTCCGGCGGCGTGTTCTTCCAGTCCTTCTTCGGCGGCCCGTACCTCGTCGGGATGCTCCTGGTCGCCGGCGTCACCGTGCTGTACACGCTGTTCGGCGGCTTCCTCGGCGCGACCTACACGGACGTCGTCCAGGGCGTCATCATGCTCATCTCGCTCATCGTGGTCCCGATCGTCGCGATGTTCTCCGTGGGCGGCCCGGTCGAGATGTTCGACTCCGTGCGTCAGGTCAACGCCGATTTCGCGTCGATGACCAGCGGCGCGACCGCCGTCGGCGTGATCTCCTCGCTCGCCTGGGGCCTGGGCTACTTCGGCCAGCCCCACATCATCGTGCGCTTCATGGCGCTGCGCTCCTCGCGCGACGCGAAGTACGGCGCGACCTTCGGCGTGGGCTGGATGATCCTGTGCGTGCTCGGCGCGATCTTCACCGCCCTCGCCGGGCTCGCGTACTTCCAGCAGAACGGCGACGCCCTGCTCACCGACAAGACCAACGGCGAGTCGGTCTTCCTCGACCTCGCGCAGATCATGTTCCACCCGCTGCTCGCGGGCATCCTGCTGGCCGCGGTGCTCGCCGCGATCATGTCGACGATGTCGAGCCAGCTCGTGGTCACGAGCTCCGCGCTCATCGAGGACATCGTGGGCGCGTTCAACCGCTCGATCGGCCCCTCGGCCAAGCTCTGGGGCGGACGCGCCGGGGTCCTCACGATCTCGGTGATCGCGGCGCTGCTCGCGCTGGACCCCTCGAGCTCGATCCTTGATCTCGTGTCCTTCGCCTGGGCCGGCTTCGGCTCGGCCTTCGGACCGGTCGTGCTGCTGTGCCTGTTCTGGCGCCGCTTCACGATGCCCGGCGCCCTCGCCGGCATGATCGTCGGTGCGGTCGTGGCCTTCTGGTGGGGCGGGGTCTTCACCGCGGAGGCGCCGGACGTCGCCTGGAACCTCTTCGGCGGCGACCACCTCTACGAGCTCCTCCCCGGCTTCGTGCTCAACCTGCTGGTGGCGATCGTGGTCTCGCTGCTCACGCCCGCACCGCCGGCCAGGGCTCGCGAACAGTTCGACGAGATGGTCGCCTCCCTCAAGACGGGCACCATCGCGCAGAAGCCGGCCGACGAGGCCCCGGAGGCCGCGCCGAGCGTCTGA
- a CDS encoding NUDIX domain-containing protein → MNELLPDAVYFDSLPKVITSGAVILRDEHGRVLIEKPNYRDHWLLPGGGVDPGEDARACAHREVREELGLDLPIGRLLAVHWMPSRARVGAPMGAHFLFDAGVVPAARLEADVVPQAAELDDWMLADEEELDLLGPWGASRARRGLAVLHGDSEVDLLAP, encoded by the coding sequence ATGAACGAGCTGCTCCCCGATGCCGTCTACTTCGACTCGCTCCCGAAGGTCATCACGTCGGGCGCGGTGATCCTGCGCGACGAGCACGGCCGCGTGCTCATCGAGAAGCCGAACTACCGCGACCACTGGCTGCTGCCCGGCGGGGGCGTCGACCCGGGGGAGGACGCCCGCGCATGCGCCCATCGAGAGGTGCGCGAGGAGCTCGGCCTGGACCTCCCCATCGGCCGCCTGCTCGCCGTGCACTGGATGCCCTCGCGGGCACGTGTCGGGGCTCCGATGGGCGCGCATTTCCTGTTCGACGCGGGCGTCGTCCCGGCCGCGCGGCTCGAGGCCGACGTGGTCCCGCAGGCCGCGGAGCTCGACGACTGGATGCTCGCGGACGAGGAGGAGCTGGACCTGCTCGGTCCGTGGGGCGCGTCACGCGCACGGCGGGGACTCGCCGTGCTGCACGGAGACAGCGAGGTCGATCTGCTCGCTCCGTGA
- a CDS encoding MFS transporter, protein MPADPTRPVGVPTTDAATDAATRPAADAPSSGPAGPREARRVTWASLVGTSLEQFDFYLFAYFSAFFVGPLFFEPLGPAGATLASFSTIAVSFVIRPLGAIVFGHMGDRLGRRATLLWTVGIMGVATGLIGLLPSYAQAGWLGAIGLVVLRLAQGLSLGGEWGGSVLLAAEHAKPLRRALYAAIPQLGSPVGSILSAAVYLVLIAAVPESAIAAWAWRVPFLLAFPLLLVSLYLRMRVDETPVFTRLRSDGSRDRVPVLDMLRSRPLALGTAVLAALLGIGSYSLMNTYTMNYGAEQLGYPFLQLLTATTIGSLLQLVTIPLFGLLATRIGSARVVGIGALGTALIALPMYALLPSATFGVLVAMMVIGGILPTMSWAALGGLMNDLFEGRFRYSALSFAYAIAATLSGFVPLLTAALGGATGQAWWHPALVLIALSLATLVGALGARRAGASAGRSGL, encoded by the coding sequence ATGCCCGCAGATCCCACCCGGCCCGTCGGCGTCCCCACGACCGACGCCGCGACCGACGCCGCCACCCGGCCCGCCGCCGACGCCCCCTCGAGCGGACCCGCCGGCCCCCGCGAGGCGCGCCGGGTCACCTGGGCCTCGCTCGTCGGCACCTCCCTCGAGCAGTTCGACTTCTACCTGTTCGCGTACTTCTCGGCGTTCTTCGTCGGCCCGCTGTTCTTCGAGCCGCTGGGGCCGGCCGGGGCGACCCTCGCCTCCTTCAGCACGATCGCGGTGAGCTTCGTGATCCGGCCGCTCGGCGCAATCGTGTTCGGGCACATGGGCGACCGGCTCGGCCGGCGTGCGACCCTGCTGTGGACCGTCGGGATCATGGGCGTCGCCACCGGCCTCATCGGCCTGCTGCCGTCCTATGCGCAGGCGGGCTGGCTGGGCGCGATCGGCCTCGTGGTGCTGCGCCTCGCCCAGGGGCTCTCTCTGGGCGGGGAGTGGGGCGGCTCGGTGCTGCTGGCGGCCGAGCACGCGAAGCCCCTGCGCCGTGCGTTGTACGCCGCGATCCCGCAGCTGGGCTCGCCCGTCGGCTCGATCCTCTCGGCCGCCGTCTACCTGGTGCTGATCGCCGCGGTGCCCGAGTCCGCGATCGCCGCCTGGGCCTGGCGGGTGCCGTTCCTGCTCGCGTTCCCGCTGCTGCTGGTCTCGCTGTACCTGCGCATGCGCGTCGACGAGACGCCCGTCTTCACCCGGCTGAGGTCCGACGGCTCGCGCGACCGCGTCCCCGTGCTCGACATGCTGCGCTCGCGGCCGCTCGCCCTGGGGACCGCGGTGCTGGCCGCACTGCTGGGCATCGGGTCGTACTCCCTGATGAACACGTACACCATGAACTACGGCGCGGAGCAGCTGGGGTATCCCTTCCTGCAGCTGCTCACCGCCACCACCATCGGCTCCCTCCTGCAGCTGGTGACGATCCCGCTGTTCGGCCTGCTCGCCACGCGCATCGGCTCGGCCCGCGTGGTGGGCATCGGAGCGCTCGGCACCGCGCTCATCGCCCTGCCGATGTACGCGCTGCTGCCCTCGGCGACCTTCGGGGTGCTCGTCGCGATGATGGTGATCGGCGGGATCCTGCCCACCATGTCGTGGGCGGCGCTCGGCGGGCTGATGAACGACCTGTTCGAAGGGCGCTTCCGGTACTCGGCGCTGTCCTTCGCCTACGCGATCGCCGCGACCCTCAGCGGCTTCGTCCCCCTGCTCACCGCCGCGCTGGGCGGCGCCACCGGCCAGGCCTGGTGGCACCCCGCGCTCGTGCTCATCGCCCTCAGTCTCGCCACGCTCGTGGGGGCGCTCGGCGCACGACGGGCAGGTGCGTCCGCGGGCCGCTCGGGTCTGTGA